A window of the Vigna angularis cultivar LongXiaoDou No.4 chromosome 3, ASM1680809v1, whole genome shotgun sequence genome harbors these coding sequences:
- the LOC108325274 gene encoding deaminated glutathione amidase, chloroplastic/cytosolic, whose translation MHMHCVQRSAIGGIASPIIKSSLSVPSTIMAMPSPNSLRVAAAQMTSVSDLAANFATCSRLVKEAASAGAKLLCFPEAFSYVGTKDGDSVSVAQPLDGPIMNQYCSLARESSIWLSLGGFQEKGSDPQHLCNTHVIVDETGKIRSSYKKIHLFDVDVPGGRVYKESSFTEPGKDIVAVDSPIGRLGLSVCYDLRFPEMYQLLRFQHEAQVLLVPSAFTKVTGAAHWEILLRARAIETQCYVIAAAQTGKHGDKRESYGDTLIIDPWGTIVGRLPDRLSTGIVVSDIDLSLVDSVREKMPIDKQRMPIDFWKAASL comes from the exons ATGCATATGCATTGTGTGCAAAGGAGTGCTATTGGAGGAATCGCCTCTCCCATTATCAAATCATCACTTTCAGTTCCGTCAACAATAATGGCCATGCCTTCTCCTAACTCACTCCGAGTTGCAGCGGCCCAGATGACATCCGTCAGCGACCTCGCCGCCAATTTCGCCACCTGCTCTCGCCTTgtcaaa GAAGCAGCTTCAGCTGGAGCCAAATTGCTTTGCTTTCCTGAGGCTTTCTCTTATGTGGGTACCAAGGATGGGGACAGTGTTAGTGTTGCTCAACCATTGGATGGACCAATTATGAACCAGTATTGCTCTTTGGCCAG AGAATCCAGCATTTGGTTGTCACTTGGAGGCTTCCAAGAGAAAGGATCTGATCCTCAACACTTGTGTAATACTCACGTTATAGTAGATGAGACTGGGAAAATTAGAAGCTCTTATAAAAAGATACACCT gttTGATGTAGATGTTCCTGGTGGAAGGGTATATAAAGAAAGTAGTTTTACAGAACCAG GCAAGGATATTGTTGCAGTAGACAGTCCTATTGGGCGTCTGGGGCTAAGTGTATGCTATGATCTGAGATTTCCTGAGATGTACCAGTTGTTACGTTTCCAACATGAAGCTCAG GTACTGTTGGTACCTTCAGCATTCACTAAAGTTACAGGTGCTGCACACTGGGAGATTCTTCTTCGTGCCCGTGCAATTGAGACTCAATGTTAT GTCATTGCTGCTGCTCAAACAGGAAAACATGGTGATAAAAGAGAAAGCTATGGTGACACATTAATCATCGATCCATGGGGGACAATTGTTGGCCGATTACCAG ATCGTTTGTCTACAGGCATTGTAGTATCTGATATTGATTTATCACTTGTTGATTCAGTTAGAGAGAAAATGCCAATTGACAAG CAAAGGATGCCAATTGACTTCTGGAAAGCTGCATCTCTATAG
- the LOC108326575 gene encoding uncharacterized protein LOC108326575 isoform X2 produces the protein MKKLFFFKSSASSSGNNNATPPKSTNKQKAWDSVSEIGMNNQAYDLRRSRSLSSSACQFRDPTRSPSSSIVSDPYHQFERSSRCQAPNYEKQKRDKTTQVSSVQNSHRYERPGSTSSSRSHHESSGNSSTCSSNISSKVVDRYIDGEQHPEESRPRNNSQRNNSRHGSYGMKLPPKVQLTAPNSPTQGIKDKPRVHSFREAKVPRHRFSSRDWAENCVGPESPRSLAKNVIERLSQSCDIPKTCSQNVNTDNPITIEDIYSRSVNGHYDSDFDDTRPKNNLLDEPYRMTNGYHGIDGNFEGLSCDEPEEDADADLIRRSKEAEERVILLSKKLERESFFPDGSYDVSVLIQTIRHLLEEKISLALEVSTHLRSQISDRVSAREELSRVKTELDYRTQRLEKEKNEMQSALEKELDRRSSDWSFKLEKYQLEEQRLRERVRELAEQNVSLQREVSSLSEREMESKSVMAYTDQQLKALTDNTEIMKKEILGLQQNLLELQEKYKVSEENRDCILRNFEEKEKECKELHKSLTRLLRTCSEQEKSITGLQDGFSEELHKTQPMESADKHTAKMRMEQMRLTGVELALRKELESCRFEADSLRHENIMLLNRLKGDRKECVATTYRLDKELWARIYCLQNQGLTMLNESTYLCSKLLEFVKGKGNHLRQNVQLDQEVIGNGLDGQFIVESETKIQGLKSGTEGLARSLQTMSSLLKDKSNPLTSKFQSECIEAGKLATINDQLSEDTLRTELKAECLLTSLLREKLYSKELQAEQMEAELATAVRGNDILRSEMQNALDNLSSLTHKLKDLELQMLKKDESRNCLQNDLQQSNRELTMMRGKLPKVTEERDYMWEQVKQYSEQNMLLKAEVNVLKKKIETLEENNLEKEGQISILQDSLAKRSFDDLLGSPEHKFFGTKLL, from the exons ATGAAGAAACtattctttttcaaatcttCTGCGTCTAGCAGTGGAAATAACAATGCAACTCCGCCGAAATCAACAAATAAGCAAAAGGCATGGGACAGTGTTTCCGAGATTGGAATGAACAATCAAGCTTACG ATCTTAGAAGGAGCAGGTCACTGTCGTCATCTGCTTGCCAGTTCAGAGATCCAACCAGGTCTCCTTCAAGTAGCATTGTTAGTGATCCATATCATCAATTTGAGCGTTCATCTCG TTGTCAGGCTCCTAACTATGAGAAACAAAAGCGGGACAAGACAACCCAAGTTTCTTCTGTCCAGAATTCGCACAGATACGAGAGACCTGGGTCTACCAGTTCTTCAAGATCCCATCACGAGTCATCTGGGAACTCATCCACTTGTTCCAGCAACATTTCAAGTAAGGTTGTTGATCGTTACATTGATGGAGAGCAGCATCCGGAGGAAAGTAGGCCCAGGAACAATTCACAAAGAAATAATAGTAGACATGGGAGCTATGGTATGAAGCTTCCTCCAAAAGTTCAGCTTACAGCACCTAATTCACCAACTCAGGGAATCAAAGACAAACCAAGGGTTCATTCATTTAGAGAAGCTAAAGTTCCACGCCATCGGTTCTCATCCCGAGATTGGGCAGAAAATTGTGTTGGACCAGAGTCCCCGAGAAGTCTTGCAAAAAATGTGATTGAGAGACTTTCTCAGTCATGTGATATCCCGAAGACATGTTCGCAGAATGTTAACACTGATAATCCAATCACAATTGAAGATATATATTCTAGATCTGTTAATGGACACTATGACTCTGATTTTGATGATACTCGGcctaaaaataatttgttgGATGAGCCCTACAGAATGACAAATGGCTATCATGGCATCGATGGCAATTTTGAGGGTTTAAGCTGTGATGAACCTGAAGAGGATGCGGATGCAGACCTAATAAGAAGATCAAAGGAGGCTGAGGagagggttattcttctttcaAAGAAACTGGAACGAGAAAGCTTTTTTCCTGATGGTAGTTATGATGTGTCAGTACTGATTCAGACAATCAGACATCTACTAGAGGAGAAAATAAGTTTGGCTCTGGAAGTTTCAACCCATCTAAGGTCTCAAATTTCTGACAGAGTCTCCGCCAGAGAAGAACTTAGCCGTGTCAAAACAGAACTTGATTATCGGACTCAGAgactagaaaaagaaaagaatgagatGCAGTCAGCATTGGAGAAGGAATTGGACAGGAGGTCAAGTGACTGGTCGTTTAAACTTGAGAAATACCAGTTAGAGGAGCAAAGGCTCCGTGAGCGAGTTAGAGAGCTTGCGGAGCAGAATGTGTCACTTCAAAGGGAAGTCTCCTCTTTAAGTGAGAGGGAAATGGAAAGCAAAAGTGTGATGGCGTATACTGACCAACAACTCAAGGCATTGACTGATAACACAGAGataatgaaaaaggaaattcTGGGTTTGCAGCAAAATCTATTGGaactacaagaaaaatataaggtATCAGAAGAAAACAGGGATTGTATCCTAAGAAATTttgaagagaaggagaaggagtgCAAGGAGTTACACAAGTCTCTGACAAGGTTATTAAGAACTTGCAGTGAGCAAGAGAAGTCAATAACTGGATTACAAGATGGGTTTAGCGAGGAGCTTCATAAAACCCAACCCATGGAGAGTGCTGACAAGCACACTGCAAAAATGCGAATGGAGCAAATGAGATTGACTGGAGTGGAACTTGCCTTGAGAAAGGAGTTGGAGTCTTGCAGGTTTGAGGCAGATTCTCTTCGCCATGAGAATATAATGCTCTTGAATCGGTTGAAAGGTGACAGGAAAGAATGTGTTGCTACTACTTATAGACTAGATAAAGAACTATGGGCTCGCATCTACTGCCTTCAGAATCAAGGCCTAACAATGCTAAATGAAAGCACATACTTGTGTTCAAAATTACTGGAATTCGTTAAAGGTAAAGGAAACCATCTTCGCCAAAATGTCCAGCTGGATCAAGAAGTGATTGGAAATGGTTTAGATGGGCAATTTATTGTTGAATCTGAAACTAAAATTCAGGGGCTCAAAAGTGGCACTGAGGGTTTAGCAAGGAGTTTGCAGACGATGTCTTCTTTGTTGAAAGATAAGTCAAATCCATTGACTTCCAAATTTCAATCAGAGTGTATAGAGGCTGGTAAACTAGCCACGATAAATGATCAATTATCTGAG GATACATTAAGAACTGAACTTAAAGCAGAATGTTTGTTGACGAGCTTATTAAGAGAGAAACTGTACTCTAAAGAGCTCCAAGCTGAGCAGATGGAAGCTGAACTTGCTACAGCAGTGAGAGGAAACGACATACTTAGATCTGAGATGCAAAATGCTTTGGATAATCTTTCAAGCTTAACTCACAAGTTGAAGGACCTCGAACTTCAG ATGTTGAAGAAAGATGAGAGTAGAAATTGCCTTCAAAATGATCTGCAACAGTCTAACAGGGAATTGACAATGATGAGGGGAAAATTGCCCAAAGTGACCGAGGAGAGAGATTATATGTGGGAGCAAGTGAAGCAATATAGTGAGCAGAATATGCTGTTGAAAGCAGAGGTCAATGTATTGAAGAAGAAGATAGAGACACTTGAAGAAAACAACCTCGAGAAGGAAGGTCAAATATCCATCTTGCAAGACTCTCTTGCCAAAAGATCCTTTGATGATCTCCTTGGGAGTCCCGAACATAAATTTTTCGGTACAAAATTACTATAA
- the LOC108326575 gene encoding uncharacterized protein LOC108326575 isoform X1 → MKKLFFFKSSASSSGNNNATPPKSTNKQKAWDSVSEIGMNNQAYGKADDYFQSSKGLFSKTRKNVSDDQSSSGVPDLRRSRSLSSSACQFRDPTRSPSSSIVSDPYHQFERSSRCQAPNYEKQKRDKTTQVSSVQNSHRYERPGSTSSSRSHHESSGNSSTCSSNISSKVVDRYIDGEQHPEESRPRNNSQRNNSRHGSYGMKLPPKVQLTAPNSPTQGIKDKPRVHSFREAKVPRHRFSSRDWAENCVGPESPRSLAKNVIERLSQSCDIPKTCSQNVNTDNPITIEDIYSRSVNGHYDSDFDDTRPKNNLLDEPYRMTNGYHGIDGNFEGLSCDEPEEDADADLIRRSKEAEERVILLSKKLERESFFPDGSYDVSVLIQTIRHLLEEKISLALEVSTHLRSQISDRVSAREELSRVKTELDYRTQRLEKEKNEMQSALEKELDRRSSDWSFKLEKYQLEEQRLRERVRELAEQNVSLQREVSSLSEREMESKSVMAYTDQQLKALTDNTEIMKKEILGLQQNLLELQEKYKVSEENRDCILRNFEEKEKECKELHKSLTRLLRTCSEQEKSITGLQDGFSEELHKTQPMESADKHTAKMRMEQMRLTGVELALRKELESCRFEADSLRHENIMLLNRLKGDRKECVATTYRLDKELWARIYCLQNQGLTMLNESTYLCSKLLEFVKGKGNHLRQNVQLDQEVIGNGLDGQFIVESETKIQGLKSGTEGLARSLQTMSSLLKDKSNPLTSKFQSECIEAGKLATINDQLSEDTLRTELKAECLLTSLLREKLYSKELQAEQMEAELATAVRGNDILRSEMQNALDNLSSLTHKLKDLELQMLKKDESRNCLQNDLQQSNRELTMMRGKLPKVTEERDYMWEQVKQYSEQNMLLKAEVNVLKKKIETLEENNLEKEGQISILQDSLAKRSFDDLLGSPEHKFFGTKLL, encoded by the exons ATGAAGAAACtattctttttcaaatcttCTGCGTCTAGCAGTGGAAATAACAATGCAACTCCGCCGAAATCAACAAATAAGCAAAAGGCATGGGACAGTGTTTCCGAGATTGGAATGAACAATCAAGCTTACGGTAAAGCTGATGATTATTTCCAGAGCTCGAAGGGCTTGTTCTCCAAAACTCGAAAAAATGTTTCTGATGATCAGAGTTCTTCTGGTGTTCCAGATCTTAGAAGGAGCAGGTCACTGTCGTCATCTGCTTGCCAGTTCAGAGATCCAACCAGGTCTCCTTCAAGTAGCATTGTTAGTGATCCATATCATCAATTTGAGCGTTCATCTCG TTGTCAGGCTCCTAACTATGAGAAACAAAAGCGGGACAAGACAACCCAAGTTTCTTCTGTCCAGAATTCGCACAGATACGAGAGACCTGGGTCTACCAGTTCTTCAAGATCCCATCACGAGTCATCTGGGAACTCATCCACTTGTTCCAGCAACATTTCAAGTAAGGTTGTTGATCGTTACATTGATGGAGAGCAGCATCCGGAGGAAAGTAGGCCCAGGAACAATTCACAAAGAAATAATAGTAGACATGGGAGCTATGGTATGAAGCTTCCTCCAAAAGTTCAGCTTACAGCACCTAATTCACCAACTCAGGGAATCAAAGACAAACCAAGGGTTCATTCATTTAGAGAAGCTAAAGTTCCACGCCATCGGTTCTCATCCCGAGATTGGGCAGAAAATTGTGTTGGACCAGAGTCCCCGAGAAGTCTTGCAAAAAATGTGATTGAGAGACTTTCTCAGTCATGTGATATCCCGAAGACATGTTCGCAGAATGTTAACACTGATAATCCAATCACAATTGAAGATATATATTCTAGATCTGTTAATGGACACTATGACTCTGATTTTGATGATACTCGGcctaaaaataatttgttgGATGAGCCCTACAGAATGACAAATGGCTATCATGGCATCGATGGCAATTTTGAGGGTTTAAGCTGTGATGAACCTGAAGAGGATGCGGATGCAGACCTAATAAGAAGATCAAAGGAGGCTGAGGagagggttattcttctttcaAAGAAACTGGAACGAGAAAGCTTTTTTCCTGATGGTAGTTATGATGTGTCAGTACTGATTCAGACAATCAGACATCTACTAGAGGAGAAAATAAGTTTGGCTCTGGAAGTTTCAACCCATCTAAGGTCTCAAATTTCTGACAGAGTCTCCGCCAGAGAAGAACTTAGCCGTGTCAAAACAGAACTTGATTATCGGACTCAGAgactagaaaaagaaaagaatgagatGCAGTCAGCATTGGAGAAGGAATTGGACAGGAGGTCAAGTGACTGGTCGTTTAAACTTGAGAAATACCAGTTAGAGGAGCAAAGGCTCCGTGAGCGAGTTAGAGAGCTTGCGGAGCAGAATGTGTCACTTCAAAGGGAAGTCTCCTCTTTAAGTGAGAGGGAAATGGAAAGCAAAAGTGTGATGGCGTATACTGACCAACAACTCAAGGCATTGACTGATAACACAGAGataatgaaaaaggaaattcTGGGTTTGCAGCAAAATCTATTGGaactacaagaaaaatataaggtATCAGAAGAAAACAGGGATTGTATCCTAAGAAATTttgaagagaaggagaaggagtgCAAGGAGTTACACAAGTCTCTGACAAGGTTATTAAGAACTTGCAGTGAGCAAGAGAAGTCAATAACTGGATTACAAGATGGGTTTAGCGAGGAGCTTCATAAAACCCAACCCATGGAGAGTGCTGACAAGCACACTGCAAAAATGCGAATGGAGCAAATGAGATTGACTGGAGTGGAACTTGCCTTGAGAAAGGAGTTGGAGTCTTGCAGGTTTGAGGCAGATTCTCTTCGCCATGAGAATATAATGCTCTTGAATCGGTTGAAAGGTGACAGGAAAGAATGTGTTGCTACTACTTATAGACTAGATAAAGAACTATGGGCTCGCATCTACTGCCTTCAGAATCAAGGCCTAACAATGCTAAATGAAAGCACATACTTGTGTTCAAAATTACTGGAATTCGTTAAAGGTAAAGGAAACCATCTTCGCCAAAATGTCCAGCTGGATCAAGAAGTGATTGGAAATGGTTTAGATGGGCAATTTATTGTTGAATCTGAAACTAAAATTCAGGGGCTCAAAAGTGGCACTGAGGGTTTAGCAAGGAGTTTGCAGACGATGTCTTCTTTGTTGAAAGATAAGTCAAATCCATTGACTTCCAAATTTCAATCAGAGTGTATAGAGGCTGGTAAACTAGCCACGATAAATGATCAATTATCTGAG GATACATTAAGAACTGAACTTAAAGCAGAATGTTTGTTGACGAGCTTATTAAGAGAGAAACTGTACTCTAAAGAGCTCCAAGCTGAGCAGATGGAAGCTGAACTTGCTACAGCAGTGAGAGGAAACGACATACTTAGATCTGAGATGCAAAATGCTTTGGATAATCTTTCAAGCTTAACTCACAAGTTGAAGGACCTCGAACTTCAG ATGTTGAAGAAAGATGAGAGTAGAAATTGCCTTCAAAATGATCTGCAACAGTCTAACAGGGAATTGACAATGATGAGGGGAAAATTGCCCAAAGTGACCGAGGAGAGAGATTATATGTGGGAGCAAGTGAAGCAATATAGTGAGCAGAATATGCTGTTGAAAGCAGAGGTCAATGTATTGAAGAAGAAGATAGAGACACTTGAAGAAAACAACCTCGAGAAGGAAGGTCAAATATCCATCTTGCAAGACTCTCTTGCCAAAAGATCCTTTGATGATCTCCTTGGGAGTCCCGAACATAAATTTTTCGGTACAAAATTACTATAA